From a region of the Thermus caldilimi genome:
- the sucC gene encoding ADP-forming succinate--CoA ligase subunit beta: MNLHEYQAKEILARYGVPVPPGKVAYTPDEAKRIAEELGRRVVIKAQVHVGGRGKAGGVKLADTPQEAYEKAQAILGMNIKGLTVKKVLVAEAVDIAKEYYAGLILDRAQKRVVLMLSKEGGVDIEEVAAERPEAIHKFWIDPHKGFRAFEAREMVKRAGLEGNLNKLAQVLVALYRAYEGVDASIAEINPLVITTDGQVVAADAKIVLDDNALFRHPDLAELREIEAEHPLEVEASNYGFAYVKLQGNIGIIGNGAGLVMYTLDLVNRVGGKPANFLDIGGGAKAEVVYNALKVVLKDPDVKGVFINIFGGITRADEVAKGVIRALEEGLLTKPVVMRVAGTAEEEAKRLLEGKPIYMYPTSIEAAKAIVAMVGGAA, translated from the coding sequence TTGAACCTGCACGAGTATCAAGCCAAGGAGATCCTGGCCCGCTACGGGGTACCGGTGCCCCCCGGCAAGGTGGCCTACACCCCCGACGAGGCCAAAAGGATCGCGGAGGAGCTGGGCCGGCGGGTGGTGATCAAGGCCCAGGTGCACGTGGGCGGGAGAGGTAAGGCCGGGGGCGTGAAGCTGGCGGACACCCCGCAGGAAGCCTACGAGAAAGCCCAGGCCATCCTGGGCATGAACATCAAGGGCCTCACGGTGAAGAAGGTCCTGGTGGCCGAGGCGGTGGACATCGCCAAGGAGTACTACGCCGGCCTCATCCTGGACCGCGCCCAGAAACGGGTGGTCCTCATGCTCTCCAAGGAAGGAGGGGTGGACATCGAGGAGGTGGCCGCCGAGCGCCCCGAGGCCATCCACAAGTTCTGGATCGACCCCCACAAGGGCTTCCGCGCCTTTGAGGCCCGGGAGATGGTGAAACGGGCGGGCCTCGAGGGCAACCTCAACAAGCTGGCCCAGGTCCTGGTAGCCCTCTACCGGGCCTACGAGGGGGTGGACGCCTCCATCGCCGAGATCAACCCCTTGGTCATCACCACGGACGGCCAGGTGGTGGCCGCCGACGCCAAGATCGTCCTGGACGACAACGCCCTCTTCCGCCACCCGGATCTGGCGGAGCTCAGGGAGATCGAGGCCGAGCATCCCCTGGAGGTGGAGGCCAGCAACTACGGCTTCGCCTACGTGAAGCTCCAGGGCAACATCGGCATCATCGGCAACGGGGCGGGCCTCGTCATGTACACCCTGGACCTGGTGAACCGGGTGGGCGGCAAGCCCGCCAACTTCCTGGACATCGGGGGCGGGGCCAAGGCGGAGGTGGTCTACAACGCCCTCAAGGTGGTCCTCAAGGACCCGGACGTCAAGGGGGTCTTCATCAACATCTTCGGCGGCATCACCCGGGCGGACGAGGTGGCCAAGGGGGTGATCCGGGCCCTGGAGGAGGGCCTCCTCACCAAGCCCGTGGTCATGCGGGTGGCGGGCACCGCCGAGGAGGAGGCCAAGAGGCTCCTCGAGGGCAAGCCCATCTACATGTACCCCACGTCCATTGAAGCGGCCAAGGCCATCGTGGCCATGGTGGGAGGTGCGGCGTGA
- a CDS encoding PIN/TRAM domain-containing protein: MSPQLLFYLLFAFLGYQLAVALEGLGLLPRSAGLLSLNRLYLSLAGFLAGVLLAPRLENFWEKRLGRLRELPPELPVALTLGATLGLLFTVLLTSLLSQIPGFSPYHSLLLALFLVGLFSYLALGYKDYLRLPQKPPRPLGGKVLDTSVLVDGRVAEVAATGFLEGPLYVPHFVLKELQHFADSQDPLKRAKGRRGLETLERLKETAGLEVLEEIPKGESVDEKLLFQARSLGAALVSNDLALLQMARIYGVKALSVQALAQALRPQLQVGDTLKLLIMKEGKEPHQGVGYLEDGSMVVVDGGIRYRGQEIEVVVTQAIQTQVGRLFFARPAAEA; this comes from the coding sequence ATGAGCCCCCAACTCCTCTTCTACCTCCTTTTCGCCTTCCTGGGCTACCAGCTGGCGGTGGCCCTGGAGGGCCTAGGCCTCCTTCCCCGCTCGGCTGGCCTCCTCTCCCTCAACCGCCTCTATCTGAGCCTGGCAGGTTTCCTGGCAGGGGTTCTCCTGGCCCCCAGACTGGAAAACTTCTGGGAAAAGCGGCTTGGGCGCCTCAGGGAGCTTCCCCCGGAATTGCCGGTGGCCCTGACCCTGGGAGCTACCCTGGGGCTTCTCTTTACCGTGCTCCTCACCAGCCTCCTTTCCCAGATCCCAGGGTTTTCCCCTTACCATAGCCTCCTCTTGGCCCTGTTCCTGGTGGGGCTCTTCAGCTACCTGGCCCTGGGGTACAAGGACTACTTGCGCTTACCGCAAAAGCCACCCCGACCCCTGGGGGGTAAGGTGCTGGACACCAGCGTCCTGGTGGACGGCCGCGTGGCGGAGGTGGCGGCCACGGGTTTCCTGGAAGGCCCCCTTTATGTGCCCCACTTCGTGCTGAAGGAGCTCCAGCACTTCGCCGATAGCCAAGACCCCCTAAAGCGGGCCAAGGGCCGGCGGGGGTTGGAAACCCTGGAGCGGCTCAAGGAGACCGCGGGCCTCGAGGTGCTGGAGGAGATCCCCAAGGGGGAAAGCGTCGACGAAAAGCTCCTCTTCCAGGCCCGCTCCTTGGGCGCCGCCCTGGTGAGCAACGACCTGGCCCTCTTGCAGATGGCCAGGATCTACGGGGTAAAGGCCCTTTCCGTCCAGGCCCTGGCCCAGGCCCTAAGGCCCCAGCTCCAGGTGGGGGACACCCTGAAGCTCCTGATCATGAAGGAGGGGAAAGAGCCCCACCAAGGGGTGGGCTACCTGGAGGATGGCTCCATGGTGGTGGTGGACGGGGGCATCCGCTACCGGGGGCAGGAGATCGAGGTGGTGGTCACCCAGGCCATCCAGACCCAGGTAGGGCGCCTCTTCTTCGCCCGGCCCGCCGCGGAAGCCTAA
- the radA gene encoding DNA repair protein RadA, whose amino-acid sequence MARTSYACVECGYRTPKPLGRCPACGAWDSFQEVAPSPARAPSRQAHLEAPSPIPLSQVNEAEEKRFSSGLSEVDRVLGGGFVPGEVVLLGGEPGVGKSTLLLELAKHLTRKVYYLAGEESPAQIKLRARRLGVEELLLLKEVRLEPLLSLLERDPPEVLFVDSIQTIEAGGSPGSLVAVREATHAFVRLAKEGGITTLLVGHVTKEGVVAGPKSIEHAVDATLYLETAGVYRVLRSAKNRFGPVGELGVFRMEEEGLVEVNNPSEAFLLERPLGVPGSAVALALAGERALALEVQALAAKTPFPAPRRVVQGLDARRVDMVLAVLERRLGLPLGNLDIYVNLAGGLRVLDPGLDLAVALAVYSAVVGKALPPDLALVGEVGLLGEVRSVMGLERRLREGERAGFSRFVHPGNTRSLGKAVEQYLG is encoded by the coding sequence ATGGCCAGGACCTCCTACGCCTGCGTGGAATGCGGTTACCGCACCCCCAAGCCCCTGGGGCGGTGCCCGGCCTGCGGCGCCTGGGACAGCTTCCAGGAAGTAGCCCCCTCCCCCGCCCGTGCCCCATCCCGCCAAGCCCACCTGGAAGCCCCCTCGCCGATTCCCCTTTCCCAGGTGAACGAGGCCGAGGAGAAGCGCTTTTCCTCGGGTCTTTCTGAGGTGGACCGGGTCCTGGGCGGGGGGTTCGTGCCGGGGGAGGTGGTCCTCCTGGGGGGGGAACCCGGGGTGGGCAAGAGCACCCTTCTTCTGGAGCTGGCCAAGCATCTTACCCGGAAGGTCTACTACCTGGCCGGGGAAGAGTCCCCAGCCCAGATCAAGCTCCGGGCCAGGAGGCTCGGGGTGGAAGAGCTCCTCCTCCTAAAGGAAGTCCGCTTGGAACCCCTTCTTTCCCTCCTGGAACGGGACCCTCCCGAGGTGCTTTTTGTGGACTCCATACAGACCATCGAGGCGGGGGGAAGCCCTGGCAGCCTGGTGGCGGTGCGGGAGGCCACCCATGCCTTCGTGCGCCTGGCCAAGGAGGGAGGCATCACCACCCTTTTGGTGGGCCACGTGACCAAGGAGGGGGTGGTGGCCGGGCCCAAGAGCATTGAGCACGCGGTGGACGCCACCCTCTACCTGGAAACCGCCGGGGTCTACCGGGTGCTGAGGAGCGCCAAGAACCGCTTCGGCCCCGTGGGGGAGCTCGGGGTCTTTCGCATGGAGGAGGAGGGCTTGGTGGAGGTGAACAACCCCTCGGAGGCCTTTCTCCTAGAAAGACCTTTGGGGGTGCCGGGAAGCGCCGTGGCCCTGGCCCTGGCGGGGGAACGGGCCTTGGCCCTCGAGGTCCAGGCCCTGGCCGCCAAGACGCCCTTCCCCGCCCCCAGGCGGGTGGTGCAGGGCCTGGACGCCAGGCGGGTGGACATGGTCCTGGCAGTCCTGGAAAGGCGGCTTGGTCTCCCCTTGGGAAACCTGGACATCTACGTGAATCTGGCCGGGGGGCTTAGGGTTTTGGACCCAGGCCTAGATCTGGCGGTGGCCCTGGCGGTGTATTCTGCGGTGGTGGGCAAGGCCCTACCCCCGGACCTCGCCCTGGTGGGCGAGGTGGGGCTTTTGGGCGAGGTGCGAAGCGTCATGGGACTGGAAAGGCGGCTTAGGGAAGGGGAGCGGGCGGGGTTTTCCCGTTTTGTGCACCCGGGGAACACCCGCTCCTTGGGGAAAGCGGTGGAGCAGTACCTGGGATGA
- a CDS encoding ATP-dependent Clp protease ATP-binding subunit: protein MNRYDDRARLVFHYAREEGSRLGHSMIGPEHLLLGLMREGGTAARILQEYGASLEAMRRMVEELVGRGEGSRTGEPPAITPRARRVMELASAEARNMGAPVIGTEHILLGIIREGDGIAYRILSHFAKDVDAIRWRILSMAEGREREKPVNTPFLDEYGRDLTKEAREGKLDPVIGRQEEINRVIQILARRTKNNPVLIGDPGVGKTAIVEGLAQAIVEGRVPPILKGARVVALDLAGVVAGTKYRGEFEERLRQIIEELKNAKVIAFIDELHTLIGAGGAEGTLDAANILKPALARGEIQVIGATTTGEYHRYIEKDAALERRFQPVIVLEPSPEETLEILKGLRPRYEAHHGVIIPDEILELSVKIGIRSLPGRNFPDKAIDLIDEAASRVRLNASLGLPVAEEEDGTPMVTREDIEAVVDSWGGVYVDDKDDEKLMRLEEELRKRVVGQEEAIRALASALRRARVGLGGRTRVAASFLFVGQSGVGKTQLAKALAEVLFGSERALIRFDMSEFQEPHSVSKLIGAPPGYVGYEQGGRLTEAVRRQPFSVVLLDEIEKAHPDVYNTFLQVLDEGRLTDGMGRTVDFRRVILIMTSNTGYNVGPAIGFTSKEVDTESPLKALFTPEFLDRLDEVIRFRPLTEEELVQVARMMLEDIQKELKGRDIIVRFSPEVARFVVEQAPKTGSARAIRSIIRERIEDPLSLALLKKPTGHLYVNVEDGHLAFHEVEGEELLV, encoded by the coding sequence ATGAACAGGTACGACGATCGCGCCAGGCTGGTTTTTCACTACGCAAGGGAGGAGGGGAGCCGCTTAGGCCACTCCATGATCGGCCCAGAGCACCTCCTCCTGGGCCTGATGCGCGAGGGGGGTACCGCGGCCCGCATCCTCCAGGAGTACGGGGCAAGCCTCGAGGCCATGCGCCGTATGGTGGAGGAGCTGGTGGGCCGCGGGGAGGGAAGCCGCACCGGAGAACCCCCTGCCATTACGCCCAGGGCCAGGCGGGTCATGGAGCTGGCCAGCGCCGAGGCCCGCAACATGGGGGCCCCGGTGATCGGCACCGAGCACATCCTCCTGGGCATCATCCGCGAGGGGGACGGGATCGCCTACCGCATCCTTTCCCACTTCGCCAAGGACGTGGACGCCATCCGCTGGCGTATCCTCTCCATGGCCGAGGGCCGGGAACGGGAAAAGCCGGTGAACACCCCCTTCCTGGACGAGTACGGCCGCGACCTCACCAAGGAAGCCCGGGAAGGCAAGCTGGACCCGGTGATCGGCCGGCAGGAGGAGATCAACCGGGTGATCCAGATCCTGGCCCGGCGCACCAAGAACAACCCGGTCCTCATCGGGGACCCTGGGGTGGGCAAGACCGCCATCGTGGAGGGCCTGGCCCAGGCCATCGTGGAGGGCCGGGTACCCCCCATCCTCAAGGGGGCGCGGGTGGTGGCCCTGGACCTGGCGGGGGTGGTGGCGGGCACCAAGTACCGGGGGGAGTTTGAGGAACGCCTCCGCCAGATCATTGAGGAACTCAAGAACGCCAAGGTCATCGCCTTTATCGACGAGCTCCATACCCTGATCGGGGCCGGGGGGGCAGAGGGCACCTTGGACGCCGCCAACATCCTGAAGCCCGCCTTGGCCCGGGGGGAGATCCAGGTGATCGGAGCCACCACCACGGGGGAGTACCACCGCTACATCGAGAAGGACGCCGCCCTGGAGAGGCGCTTCCAGCCGGTGATCGTCTTGGAGCCTTCTCCGGAGGAGACCCTGGAGATCCTGAAAGGGCTAAGGCCCCGCTACGAGGCTCACCACGGGGTCATCATCCCCGACGAGATCCTGGAGCTTTCCGTGAAGATCGGCATCCGCTCCCTCCCCGGGCGCAACTTCCCCGATAAGGCCATCGACCTCATCGACGAGGCGGCGAGCCGGGTGCGCCTCAACGCCTCCCTGGGCCTCCCCGTGGCCGAGGAGGAGGACGGAACCCCCATGGTCACCCGGGAGGACATCGAGGCGGTGGTGGACTCCTGGGGCGGAGTCTACGTGGACGACAAGGACGACGAGAAGCTCATGCGCCTCGAGGAGGAACTCAGAAAGCGGGTGGTGGGCCAGGAGGAGGCCATCCGTGCCCTGGCCAGCGCCCTCCGTCGGGCCCGGGTGGGCCTTGGGGGGAGGACCCGGGTGGCGGCCAGTTTCCTCTTCGTGGGGCAAAGCGGGGTGGGCAAGACCCAGCTGGCCAAGGCCCTGGCCGAGGTCCTCTTCGGCTCTGAAAGGGCCCTCATCCGCTTTGACATGTCCGAGTTCCAGGAGCCCCACTCCGTCTCCAAGCTGATCGGGGCCCCTCCGGGCTACGTGGGCTACGAGCAGGGGGGCCGGCTCACGGAGGCGGTGCGCCGCCAGCCCTTCAGCGTGGTGCTCCTGGACGAGATCGAGAAGGCCCACCCCGATGTGTACAACACCTTCCTACAGGTGCTGGACGAAGGCCGCCTCACGGACGGCATGGGGCGCACCGTGGACTTCCGCCGGGTTATCCTCATCATGACCTCCAACACCGGCTACAACGTGGGCCCGGCCATCGGCTTCACCAGCAAGGAAGTGGACACGGAATCCCCCCTCAAGGCCCTCTTCACCCCCGAGTTCCTGGACCGCCTGGACGAGGTCATCCGCTTCCGCCCCCTCACGGAAGAAGAGCTGGTGCAGGTGGCCCGGATGATGCTGGAGGACATCCAGAAGGAGCTCAAGGGTCGGGACATCATCGTGCGCTTTTCCCCCGAGGTGGCCCGCTTCGTGGTGGAGCAGGCCCCCAAGACGGGGAGTGCCCGGGCCATCCGGAGCATCATCCGGGAACGCATCGAAGATCCCCTCTCCCTGGCCCTCCTCAAAAAGCCCACCGGTCACCTCTACGTGAACGTGGAGGATGGGCACCTGGCCTTCCACGAGGTGGAGGGGGAGGAGCTTTTGGTCTAG